Proteins from a single region of Scyliorhinus canicula unplaced genomic scaffold, sScyCan1.1, whole genome shotgun sequence:
- the LOC119959867 gene encoding probable G-protein coupled receptor 139, whose product MAIIILSRGRCGLSRCITYYLAAIAVTDFLVMVTAVILNRVGGIYFRYSVLSITPGCAVSTVLVYATRDGSVWLTVAFTFDRFVSICCQRLKSRYCTEKTALLVIGMVITLSYAKNIPLYFTYQPLYILDEIPWFCDIKSSYYTIPSWQAYDWLDHILTPFLPFFFILMLNALTVRHIVEASRARMRLKGSESDGDPEIANRKKSIVLLLAISLSFLLLWVTYVGHFLYVRVTGEAYFTGLDFNDPHFIFQETTNMLQLLSSCNNTFIYAVAQTKFRNELKKLLMFPFAIFTSCFKLNDVS is encoded by the coding sequence ATGGCGATCATCATCCTATCCCGAGGACGGTGCGGACTCTCTCGGTGTATCACCTACTACCTGGCAGCGATAGCAGTGACTGATTTCCTTGTCATGGTCACCGCTGTTATCCTCAACCGGGTTGGTGGCATTTACTTTAGATACAGCGTCCTATCGATCACCCCCGGATGCGCTGTCAGCACCGTGCTCGTTTATGCGACCCGTGATGGTTCAGTATGGCTGACCGTGGCCTTCACCTTCGACCGTTTTGTATCCATCTGCTGTCAGAGACTGAAGAGCCGATACTGCACCGAGAAAACGGCACTGCTGGTCATAGGAATGGTCATTACCTTGAGCTACGCCAAGAACATCCCTTTGTACTTCACCTACCAGCCCTTGTACATATTGGACGAGATTCCCTGGTTCTGTGATATTAAGTCCAGCTATTACACGATCCCATCGTGGCAAGCTTATGACTGGCTCGACCACATATTAACCCCTTTTCTTCCGTTCTTCTTTATTCTGATGCTCAACGCCCTGACTGTAAGGCACATTGTAGAGGCCAGCAGAGCCCGCATGAGGCTGAAGGGCTCAGAGAGTGACGGAGATCCAGAGATAGCCAACCGCAAGAAGTCGATTGTCCTGCTCTTGGCCATCTCGCTCAGCTTCCTCCTCCTGTGGGTCACATATGTTGGACATTTCCTATACGTTCGGGTTACAGGTGAGGCCTACTTCACCGGTCTGGATTTCAATGACCCACACTTCATATTTCAAGAAACGACCAACATGCTTCAGTTACTCAGTTCCTGCAACAACACCTTCATCTATGCAGTAGCCCAGACCAAGTTCCGAAATGAGCTGAAGAAGTTGCTCATGTTTCCTTTCGCCATTTTCACCAGTTGCTTTAAGTTAAACGATGTTTCATGA